A window of Phaseolus vulgaris cultivar G19833 chromosome 4, P. vulgaris v2.0, whole genome shotgun sequence genomic DNA:
AgactctcttggccgagaggttttttactgcactctcggcagggattcacttgggtgaattcttccttggccgagaggtttctttgagactctcttggccgagaggtttttttgttgcactctcggcagggattcacatgggtgaattcttccttggccgagaggtttggTTAGGTTCTTGTGTTAATGATTTGTCAGAAAATTTTTAGCTGATAAACATGATTTCATTGATTGtggtgcctcgttaaaaccttcttcAATCAAAAACCCTCGGGAGAGCCCACTGGGACAAAAGATTGAAGGTAGGAAAGAGTACACCTATGATACATGTTAACTGAAATACATTTTCAAATGGCCCGCGTTCCATGTCCTGGGAACTTCTCGGCCATCCAAGTGTTCTAGGCGGTATGCGCCGTTCTGGAGATTTTCCCTGACCTTGAAGGGGCCTTCCCAGTTTGCATTGAACTTTCCTTCTGCTGGGATCCTGCGAGCTTCTCCTTTCATCCTCCAGACCAGGTCTCCTTCTTGGAACGCTCTTAGTTTAgtcttcgagttgtatcttctcGCAACTATCTGTTTGCAAGCTTCCTCTCTTATCTTAGCCTTGTCACGCGACTCTTGGAGTAAGTCCAGCTCCGTTCTTAGACATTCTTCGTTTATCTTCAGGTTATGGAGTTCTCTTCGGATTGTCGGTTCTCCGACTTCTACTGGCAGCATGGCATCTGTGTCGTAGGTGAGGTTGTACAGGGTTTCCCCAGTTGCCGAATGGGGGGTACACCGATAGGCCCAAAGAACCTCCACGAGTTCTTCTACCCACTTACCTTTTGCACTGCCAAGTCTTTTCTTTAATTCATTCAAGATGACTTTGTTGGCGGATTCAACTTGGCCGTTagtttgcgggtgttccacaGAGCTTGTCTTGTGTCGGATACCCAGGCTCTCATAGAATTCGGCCAACTTCCGATCCGTGAATTGTCTTCCATTATCCGTGATGATGGTGTGCGGGATTCCGAACCTGCAAACGATGtccttccatacaaagctctgaACTTGTCGAGCCGTGATGCTTGCGAGGGGTTCCGCTTCTATCCATTTTGTAAAGTAATCAACTGCTACCAACAAAAACTTCCTTTGTCCGGTTGCTGTCGGGAAGGGGCCTATTATGTCCATTCCCCACAGGGAAAACGGCTAGGGAGAGTTGATGCTTTGGAGATTATGGGGGTGAAGGTGGATTAGCGGACCGTGCTCTTGGCAACTTATGCATTTTTTCACGAAATTGGCACAATCAGTTCTTAGtgtcggccagtagtatccggCCCTCAGGACTCTGGTCGCCATCGTTCGGGCTCCGGAATGTAAGCCACATGCTCCTTGGTGCAATTCTTGCAAAACGTATTCGGCCTCCGCTTTCGAGACGCACTTGAGTAGTGGGGTCGAGAACCCTCTTTTATACAAGTCTTCCCCTATTATGAAAAATCGAGACGCTTTCTTTGCGAGAGACAAGTCATGACCATCTTTCCCTTCTTCCCGGTTTCTGATTACTTTTTTGATGTCGGACACCCAATCTTCCTCTCCTTGCTCTGTAACCATGCATTCCCCGACGGGGACCGACGGAACCGACAAGGTTTGCTGGATGACGGAGGCATGTCGGCCTTTCTTCTTAGCGGTAGCTAGTTTTGACAGGGTGTCGGCCCTAAGGTTGTCTTGTCGTTTTACATGGCTTATCGTGACGCTTTGGAACTGGCTGATGATGTTAACAACTCTGTGATAGTATTTCAGGAGCAGAGGATCTTTGATTTGGTAGCTCCCATTGATGTGTCCGACCATGAGTTGCGAGTCTGTCTTACATTCTACCTTCTGGGCTCCCACGTCTTTAGCCAACAATAATCCGGCTATAAGTGCTtcgtattctgcttgattgttagaTGTTTGGAACCCAAAACGTAAAGATTGCTCAATTTGTATGTTCTCTGGTCCTTCCAGCACGATTCCTGCTCCTCCCCCCTTCTTACTTGAGGAGCCATCGACATGCAACGTCCATGTGGTTTCGGGTTCTTGACATTGCTGCAACTCTGATGTCAAGTCCGCTAAGCATTGGGACTTGATAGGTCCTTGTGGTTCGTATTTAATGCTGAATTCGGACAACTCGACTGACCAGCCGATCATTCTTCCTGCCAACTCGGGTTTTTGCAAAATCTTATTGATGGGGAAGTCAATTCGCACTACGATCTCGTGGCTTTGAAAATATTGTCGAAGTCTTCTGGAAGCATGAACGAGGGCTAGAGCTACCTTCTCAATCGTTTGATATCGGGTTTCAGCATCTTGTAGTACTCGGCTAACGAAGTAAACTGGTTTTTGTTCTGTTTCACCTTGTACTATGGCGGCACTCACGGCTTCCGGCGACACGGCCAGGTAGACCAGTAAAGGTGTCCCATGGACGGTTTGCTCAGAACGGGCGGTTCGGCCAACGCCTTTTTTATAATCTGAAAAGCTTCTTCGCAGCTTTTGTTCCATGCGAACTTCTCTGCTTTTTTCATGAGCCTCAAGATCGGTCTGATCTTGTCTGCTAGTCTGGGCATGAATCTGGACAAGGACGTCAGTCTTCCTACCAGCCGCTGAACTTCTTTCAGGCTATCCGGGCTTCTCATGGTTTCCAAGGCTCGGCACTTGTCCGGATTTGCCTCGATTCCTCGACTTGTCAGCATAAAGCCTAGGAACTTGCCTCCTTCAACCCCGAATACGCATTTCTCAGGGTTAAGACGCATGTCGTACTTCCTTATCTGCTGGAAGACCTCAGCCAAGTCGTTGGCATGCTGTTCCACGCTATCAGATTTCACAAttatgtcatcaacataaaccTCCATGGTTTTTCCTATCTGGTCTCGGAACATTCAGTCCATAAGCCTTTGATAGGTCGCTCCAGCATTCTTGAGGCCGAAAGGCATGACCTCATAGCAAAAGTTGGCTCTGTCAGtaatgaaggctgtcttctctcgGTCTGCCGGATTCATGCGTATTTGGTTGTACCCGGAGTATGCATCGAGGAAACTTAACACTTTGTGGCCGGCTGCACCATCTACCAGCCGGTCAATGCTCGGCAACGGATACGCATCTTTTGGACAAGCCCTGTTAAGATGGGTGTAATCGGTGCACATTCGCCACTTTCCATTGTTCTTCTGCACCAGGACTATGTTTGCCAGCCACGTGGTGTAATGCACTTCTCGGATAAACCTAGCATCCAGTAGTTTCCTGGTTTCCTCTTCGACTATTCGTCCTTTTTCTCCCACGAACTTTCTCTTCTTCTGGGCTACCGGCCTAGCCTCCTTACAGACTGATAGTTTGTGCGAGATTATGCGAGGATCTATTCCCGGCATGTCGGTTGCCGACCATGCGAACAAGTCCGTATTTTTGTATAGGACAGTCGTGATATTGTTCTTTCCCTCTTCTCCTAAGGTTGATCCCAAACGTGTGTTCTGACCTGCTCGGCCCACCCGACATAGCACCACCTCTTCCTTGGGTTCCACCTGAGGTTCGTCATTCGGTCTTGGATCCAGGTCATCACTCAGGGATATATGATGAACCTCGGCCCTCCGGGTGGGTGTTCGCGGTGGCAGAATCTTCAAACTTGTCGCGTAACATTCTCTAGCAGTCTTTTGGTCGGCATGGAGAGTGACCACCTCTCGGCCCCTACTCGGGTTGTCGGCTGGGAACTTCATGGCTAGGTGGGGTGTCGAGACTATAGCTCCCAATTTGTTGAGAGAGGATCGCCCAATCAAAATATTGTAAGACGTTTCGGCGTCGACAAGCAGGTATCTGATTTTGATCGTCCGGCAGTCTCGATTTCCTTCTCCAAACTTGGTGTCCAGGTCAATGTAccctctggttttgactctctgcCCCGTGAAGCCAATGATTTGTTCATCATACTGGACAATGTCGTCGTCAGATATGCCCATCTTTCGGAAGGTCTTCCAATACAAGATATCCAcagagcttccttgatctatcAGAGTTTTCATGATGACAAAGTTGGCTACTTCGATGGTGACTACCATAGGGTCATCATGCTTCGGGTTTATGTTTCTGAAGTCCGAATTCGTGAAAAGCATGGGAGGCAGGTCTCTCCTGTTGCTTCTGCTGATGGAGTACACCGAACTGACCGCTCGGAGGTGTCTTTTTCGGGAGGATGATGTAGTTCCTCCTCCCGCGAAACCCCCGACAATCGTGTTTATGACCCCCCGTACCGGCATGGTTCTTCGAAGATCTCTTCCTCCTCGTCCTTCTCGGCCTTCCCGGCCTCTTCGGCCTCTCTGTTCGTTTGCCTGTGTGTCCCTACGCCCTTCTCTCTTTTCCATGTCAACCTCGTTTTGCCCGTCTTCTCGGCTTGTCTGGACAAAGCATCGCAGATGACCGGCTTGGATGAGCTCTTCGATTTTATCCTTCAGTGCCCAACAATCTTCCGTTGTGTGCCCAAAATTGCTGTGGTATCGACAATGCTTGGTTTGATCGGTACTCTGCGGGGTAGGAGTCCTGCTTGGTGCCTTCAGGAGATCTGCGTTTAGAGCTTCCTCTAAGACCCTCGACCTTTTGGCAGTCAAGGGGGTGTAAAGAGTGAAACGTGGTCCCTTGGGAAAGTCTCTAGGCTTCCCAAAATGTGTTGGTCTGCTTCTGTCTCTCCTCCTCTCAGGTTCGTCGGGTGCCTGAGCCCTACTCCGAAACTCTTTCAATTCCTCCAGCTGCATGTATTTGGTGGCTCTTTGGCGCAACTCATCCAATGTTGTGGCCGGTTGCATGCATAAACTATCCGAGAACGATCCCGGCTTCAGTGCAGTTACCATGTGGTGCATCGCCACTTCGGGACTTAGGTTTCGTATGTCTAACGCTGTTTTGCTGAATCTGTTCATGAAGGCCCTCAAGGTCTTCGACTTCTCTTGCCGAATATTCACTAAGGCGATCGAAGTGAGGTGGTGTGGTCGGCTGGTAGTGAACTGTGCTCCAAACTTAGCCGCGAGTGTGTCAAAGCAATCTATGGGTTGAGCTGGCAGTCGGGTGAACCAGCTCAAGGCTGCCCCCTTAAGTGAGGTGGGGAATATTCGGCACCACAACGCGTCTTCCGCCGTATGCAAGCTGACCTGTGTCAGGTACGCATTTACATGCTCATCCGGATCTGTGGATCCATCATACTTCTCCAACGTGGGGTTGTTCCAGGTTCCCGGCAAGGGGACTTCAAGGATGGTTTCAGTAAAGGGGCTTCTTCGAGGCGCCGTGTTTAGCGCATTATTTGAGGTCGGCCTTATGTTTTCTTGATACGAGCTCCCGGCCTCACGTGTATCTGTGTTCGCGTGATCTCCTGAGGGGATATTATCCATGGCTTCCGGTATTTCCGGCTTCTCAGCAAGCTTTTCTTTCATCCGAGCATTCTCCTTCCTCAAAGCTTCCATTTCCTGCTGCATTTTCAAGATTAACGTCATAGGGTCTGGACGGCTGGTTTCTTCTTGTGCATTCCTATCGTTACCTGTCATATTCCTCGTAGTCACCATGTGGACAATTCGTGGGGTTTTTgttctcggccccacggtgggcgccaaaatgttcctACAAGATCTAAGTCCTGCAGAGCACTTCCTCTGATGATGTCTTGTGTTGTTCTTCTCGTCTTGTCGGTCTTTCCGTTGATCTTCTTCCAGCTGGATCTTCGGCTTGGACACGATGGGGGGAGTACCTGCgaagacactccgacgatcaagtcagaccgAGAGCTAAGCACCAGAAGAGTGGGGAGTGAATAGTTACCTTGGGTGAAGTGCCTCTTCTGCTATTTATACTGCTCTAGGTGGGCTATGGCCGTTGTGGGCCTGCTTTAGGGTCCAAACGAAGGCCCAATTGTGTCTTAACCGTGCTTATCATTTAAGTTGGGTTGTTTATACCTAATTACGCGTTTAGCTTCGCCTGTTGTCGTCTAGTCGGTCTAGTCGGCCTTTCGGCCATCTGGTAGTACAGTTAGTAATAAGATTTAATTGAAAATTCTTTATTGatgaaagaaaataatgaatggattaaacattcaaattaaaaatattaaatgttgtacagatttaatttgataatatgtattttaattagggaaaatgtttaaataaatatttaatgtcaaattttCTAAGAACAATTaataaacagaaaaagaaaattggaAATATTTATTCCAAAATTATTATCTGTTTAAATTATGATAAATGACAGTGGCTTTTCATGGTTTGGAATTTAGAAGGGGACGCCAATTTTAAACCTTTTTTCTATTTGTTAGCAACCGTTTCAAATAGGAAGAGTCGTTTACTGTTCTTCGCACAAAGAGAAACATGTTCAGGTTcatattgtttttcaaaatcttcatgGACTTAAACTTTTTCGCATCAACTTACGGACGAATCGTTTTAAAAAGTTTACCTAAAGTCACACATACACATGATTGTTTGATTCAGACTCAATTGACAAAAAGTAAATAAACTTAGAGaaatattaacataattaatttaCTTATCACATTAGtgcaaaaataagaaaagaatgtTCTTTATTTAATGCAGTTTTACACTTAAAAcgcattcgtaaaaaacgcggtagtatttttaaaattaatttgatttgaatTTGTAAATCAAACACTTTGATAATAGTCGCATTTATAAATCAAACATTTTGATAATAGCCACATTTACGAATGCAGCTTTGGTaataaacgcatttgtaaatgctaTACCCCTACCTGTCACATGATTCAGAAGCATATACAAATGCGATTACCAGAAATAGCCCCActtataaatagtatttacaaatgcgactaTATAGCCGtatttgtaaatataaaatagcCTCCCTTATTTAACATTTATGTGCTAGTgtcattgttattatttaatgcGGCTACCAGAAATAGtcgcatttataaataatatttacaaatgcgactaTATAActgcatttatatttttttatttacgaATGCGTGTTGATCAACTACCACTCTAtagtcgcatttgtaaatataaaatagtcgtcattatttaacaattttttttctagtatcattgttattatttaatagataaaagcaaactaaataaaataaaaatgaggaGCAAACATCGCAAATTTAAAAACAACATGTATTAATTGATTAGAACAATAAACTAATAAGTAGTTTTCTATATAAGTATTTATCGGCTGGAGCAGCAGCACCTTGGACGTCGTTTCATTGGCTTTCTTGTTAGATAAGGTTATAAAGCACCTTGGAACTCGATTATACACGTGCAATATGGCAAAGTGAACATAAACTAATAACAATTTATTACATGAAAAAGACACATTAGCTACTTTAATAACTActttgaataaaattatttttgaaaacaattaatttgaataaaattatgtaacatttttttatttattttctaatgctttgcatatttggagttcgGTTCGacaaattttttctttttcctctgttCTCTAATAAGGaagatcttctttcttttattaagagtgatgataATTCTTTGGTTAGATTGCTTCtatgataacttttttttatttgaatgacATGGCGTATggggaattatgctagatttcaggataagatttatttttctcagactatttcggtaattaaatatttaacttgtctcatgggaaattcgtctaaagctttaATGAAgcatgatatgttggatttcagtgtcattaaattttttgttattaatactCATACtagtaaagttcttcgtcctcttcttgTTAGATGAGAGTCCATTCACTAGggtgggttaaaattaacattgatagGGATATCCTAGTCTtactacttgtggaggtatttttcgtgggagtttATTGGGGGCCTGTATTTCTTGATGTTCAGACTGATTTGGTTGCGAGGTTTATGAAGTTATATATGCTTTGGAAGAAGTTCAACATATGGGATTTACTAATGtatgacttgaatgtgattttgtcttggtttgtgttgtgtttactgCTAGAACTATTGTTTCGTGGATGTTTcataatcgatggaatacttgtcttgaTTATTGTGAGAGAATCATGTTtaggattactcatatttttcgtgaagggaatgcatgtgttgataagttgactaatttaggattGATTCATAGAGAataatttcattggtataataggtatAATCTgcctatgtatcatttttgttaacatatgagttttggtctagtctcccatagttttattgtattttctttcttttttcttttttttaataatattttttttcgtGTGATAACATaagattgttgttacttgaggtatcAACATAATTAAGATGTCAAATTGCATAGTGATGACTAACATAAAAActttataacaaaaattaaaaatattaaatattatacagatttaatttgataatatatatttaattaagaaaaaggttaaataaatatttaatgtcaaattttataaaaataattaataaaagaaaaaaaagaaaaaaaatggaaatattTATTCCAAAATTATTCTCTCTTTCAATTATGATAAATGAGAGTCGCTTTTCATCGTTTGGAATTTAGAAGGGGACGTCAATTTAACAACTTTCTTGTATTTGTTAGCAACCGTTTCAAATAGGAAGAGTCGTTTACTATTCTTCGCACAAAGAGAAACATGTTCAGGTTCAGATTGTTTTTAAAATCTTCATGGACTTGAACTTTTTCGCATCAACTTACAGTGGAATCGTTTTAAAAAGTTTCACCTAAACTCACACATACACATGTTTGTTTGATTCAGATTCAATTGacgataaaaaataaacttggAGAAATAGGGATGGggtataaaatattaacataattaatttaattatgattgttattatttaatagataaaaacatgcaaaataaaaattaggagTACGAACATGGCAAATttaaaaacaacatgcattaaTTGATTAGAACAAATGTCACAAAGCTAGTTTGGTTGGATGAGAAGTATAGTAGCTAAGAAAAGTCGAAGGAGTAGGAGATAGACGAAAAACATCACAAACAAGGCGGAAGGCCTATATAGACACCCAGGTGTTGGGATGAAGTTGCGTAGGAGCCACGTGGAGAGCCCGAAGGACACCCACCGCGAAATTGTCAAAGGGAAGGGAGACATGCAAGTCTGAAAACAAACAagcatatatataaaagaaagggCGCTCGGTAGATGACTGAGTAGAGCATACCACATCGGTCAGCTCACAAGACTCAATACTTATTACATCTAAACTCACGTCCAGTTCCAAAACACCGACCTAGTCTAAAAACTCAGCAACCACATCCCTCTTCACGAACAAACAGGTGATCCAGGTCACCTTCGGATCCACCCAGTCAAACCCCTGAGGAGACGACTACTCGGAAGAACCCGACCGATCAGAGGCACTGGTCGGGTCATCCTCCCTCACCATTCCCACAGGGGGCAGTGTCTGAATTGCCCCAACCGATAGTGTCTCGGTCATGGAAGAGTTGGATGATGACGAAGAAGAAGACTGAGACGAAGAAGGGGAAGACGGAAGAAGAGAAGCGGAATCTAAAGAAGAAGACGTGGGACGAGACAAAGAAAACATAACTAACCTCTTTAAAGACTGGAAGGACGAGCGAAGAAACAGAAGACGTTCAATGAGACAGAAAATCACTCGGCTATCGGAGCAAACAAGCACAGAAAAACAATGTCTCAACACTATGGAGACCCCCTATTTATACCCTCAAGGGTATAAGAATACGAAACGCCACAATTGCCTCAACCGTTAGATCTTCTCAAATCCAATGATCCTAAAGATTGGCACCAAAAAACCCCTCATTAATGAGGGTCATATCAGGCGCACAGAGACGCTGCAAAAACATCACGTCGAACCTAGAAAAGCCCAATCATCACATCAGATCCCTGTAAgtcaaaacatgaataaacgcaaattgaacacatacaatttatgttcacaaatagatcttatcatatcatgattctcacacaatcatataatcaagaaggaataagcacttaccttgatccatgagtgatcctaattgagcagttactttatctccttttatcccaatctatctcttgcaattccgttcttgtctcacactttcgtgatggttaacagtgagacaactattatttgcagagacagaaccctatagcctttagtacccaatctccatcagatgtaggttttcattaggtatatcatcagatatatatatttctcacattaaccaatgggcctttattctattattattattaaatcatatttgggcccaaagcccaaactctaagtcatgtgagtcactttatagaaattaatttacataatttcttacattctcccacttgactcatatgagttataatactttcatgatttaataattacataaatgcgcatttaaaaggccttacataaattggttctatcattattcataatcaagaatacagaaataataagagtcatggcggttacatgtcatttgaatcaacacatttccttccatgtactactatatcattctttctccttaatatgactttatagtgagaaatccataataggttcaaacataatgtcattgtcatcaataacaacataatttgttttccacaccataataacataatttgcatgcatatacataaagtagaaaacaacataaatttcagaaactttaattatcaatgagctcagagtgtcaaataagcattaacaacattcataattcactagtaaacataatgcccatatttacaacatgaccagtaaatgttttgggcggtaacccttttgttaaagggtcagcaatcataagatcagtgctaatatgttctattgacactttatgtttctgaacttcttctttaacggcaaagtatttcaattccatatgtttagcacctttggaatacttgtcgtttttagaaaagaagactgctgcggagttatcacaataaattttcagcggcttggcaatactgtcaacaattccaagtcctgaaataaaattccgcaaccaattagcctgaactgtggcctcaaagcatgccacaaaCTCAGCCTCCATAGTGGACGCAGCGATGACTGACTGCTTcgcacttttccatgaaatcgctcctccggctaaaagatacacataaccaaatgtagactttcgtgtatccacacagccagcaaaatctgaatctgtatatccaatcacctcaagatgatcagatcttttataagtaagcatgtgatccttcgttccttgcaagtatcttaaaactttctttgcagctttcTAATGATCCAATCCAGGATTACTCTGGTATctaccaagcataccaactgcaaaactaatatctggtcgtgtacaagtttgagcatacattaaactcccaacaatagatgcataaggtatattctccatctgtttccgttccaagtcattctttggacattgcatgagactaaatttgtctcctttctgtattggaacaggagatgtcgaacatttatccattctgaatctctctaaaactttattaatatatgctttctgagacaaacctaacagtccttgtgatctgtcacggaatatttcaattcctatcacatagtatgcctcacccatatctttcatctcaaagttattagagagaaacttcttagtctcacttaatagaccaagatcattagttgcaagcaagatatcatcaacatacagaatcaagaatataaacttgctcccactgaccttcagatatatacaccgatcaacgatgttttccttaaacccaaaggacacaatagtatcattaaacttaagataccattgcctagaagcctgtttaagcccgtatattgatttcttaagtttacacaccatgtgttcctttcctttttcaataaaccccactggttggtccatataaacatcctcttctaaatccccattcagaaaagcagttttgacatccatctaaagcaactcaagatcataatgagctactaatgccatgataattataaaggaatctttcttagaaacaggtgaaaatgtttctttataatcaatgccatccttttgagtaaaacctttggcaacaagtcgggccttgtaacgttcgatattgccatgagagtcacgtttagtcttaaagacccatttacacccgactcttttgcatccttctggcaattctataaggtcccatacatcattctgtgccattgatttaagctcatctttcatggcatctaaccacttatcagaattatcatcattgacggcgtctgaaaatgaaactggatcattatcaatacttaagtcattttctgactcttgtagataaaccacataatcattcgaaacagcagactttctttctctttgagatcttcttaatactatttcttgtggttgttctactacaggttcattgttttcttcatgatcattaatttgttgttcttcttcatcgttGCGTGATtcaactacattaggaacaacaatacttgaagtaaaggtactagttaaaggaacttgtactctaacttccttaatctccacattttgtgaagtattactcccactggtttcaccattttcaatgaaccgtgcatttccagattcaacaattcttgtgctatgggtaggacagtaaaacatatacccttttgactttgctggataaccaatgaaatatccactgattgttcttgcatccaatttcttctcttgcggattgtatattctgacttctgcctgacatccccaaacatgcaagtgtctcaaactgggtttccttcctgtccataattcaaaaggtgtcttttgaactgctttactaggaaccctgttcaacagatacatggcagtttttaaaacatacatccacaatgaaacaggtacagttgacttacttaacatgctcctaaccatatccattaaggttcgattacgcctttctgaaataccattttgttgtggtgtacctagcattgtgtattgagcacaaataccacgtctctcaaggaacttagcaaacAGACCAGAgtgttgtccactttcatcatactttccataatattcaccacctctatctgacctgacaattttcacctttctgtctaattgcctttccacttcatttatataaacttccaaggcattcaccgcttgcgatttttcatgcagtaaatagacataaccataacgtgaaaaatcatcaatgaaggtgataaaatacctttctttattgaaagaacttgcatcaaaaggtccacatatatcagtgtgtataatttcaagaagctgagtactttttgtggctcccttctttgtgtgttttgtttgtttgcctttaatacaatccacacatacaTTCAGATCAGTAAAATCCAAATTTGGAAGTATT
This region includes:
- the LOC137838302 gene encoding uncharacterized protein, which gives rise to MVTTRNMTGNDRNAQEETSRPDPMTLILKMQQEMEALRKENARMKEKLAEKPEIPEAMDNIPSGDHANTDTREAGSSYQENIRPTSNNALNTAPRRSPFTETILEVPLPGTWNNPTLEKYDGSTDPDEHVNAYLTQVSLHTAEDALWCRIFPTSLKGAALSWFTRLPAQPIDCFDTLAAKFGAQFTTSRPHHLTSIALVNIRQEKSKTLRAFMNRFSKTALDIRNLSPEVAMHHMVTALKPGSFSDSLCMQPATTLDELRQRATKYMQLEELKEFRSRAQAPDEPERRRDRSRPTHFGKPRDFPKGPRFTLYTPLTAKRSRVLEEALNADLLKAPSRTPTPQSTDQTKHCRYHSNFGHTTEDCWALKDKIEELIQAGHLRCFVQTSREDGQNEVDMEKREGRRDTQANEQRGRRGREGREGRGGRDLRRTMPVRGVINTIVGGFAGGGTTSSSRKRHLRAVSSVYSISRSNRRDLPPMLFTNSDFRNINPKHDDPMVVTIEVANFVIMKTLIDQGSSVDILYWKTFRKMGISDDDIVQYDEQIIGFTGQRVKTRGYIDLDTKFGEGNRDCRTIKIRYLLVDAETSYNILIGRSSLNKLGAIVSTPHLAMKFPADNPSRGREVVTLHADQKTARECYATSLKILPPRTPTRRAEVHHISLSDDLDPRPNDEPQVEPKEEVVLCRVGRAGQNTRLGSTLGEEGKNNITTVLYKNTDLFAWSATDMPGIDPRIISHKLSVCKEARPVAQKKRKFVGEKGRIVEEETRKLLDARFIREVHYTTWLANIVLVQKNNGKWRMCTDYTHLNRACPKDAYPLPSIDRLVDGAAGHKVLSFLDAYSGYNQIRMNPADREKTAFITDRANFCYEVMPFGLKNAGATYQRLMD